The window CTTCACTTTTTAGTCAATCTGCTATAAGAGAGTTACTCTGGGGTGCTGAGGCAGGGAGTGGGTGTGCGCACACATGCCTGCGTGTGTTAAATCACCACAACTTATGACTCGGTCTACATCGAATAACCGTCAGTCCCTCTCATTTCATTCTGTGTTAGCTGGCCATTCTGCAACTGTATGCAAATATCACTGCTAACCATCTGGGATGTACATGGACCTAAACCTCCTATAAGGCCCTACACATTTATAGCCTGAGGATAACAATTGCTCTTTTGcaaaaacactgatttttgtttgtttgtgttaaATCACCAATTATGATGTCCTCAATCAGCCAGTAATGCTTGTTTTTCAAAGGGGTAATATCTAGTAAGAGTACATATAGTCTGAACCTTGCAGTTGCCTCTCAGCAAATAAGAATTGATAACTTCCtataaaaaaagaatgacaaCTTACTATACTGAAGAAAACcttcaaaatgcagaataatgaAGAAGAGATAAGAAACTAACCAATATTCTAATTAACTGTTAAAAATCTAATCTGTGATCTGCGTGTTAGGAGCTAATCCCTGACATTGCTTGCAGccaaaagaaattaagaagttAAAACTGAGGCTCTGTTGCCTGACAGTGCAGGCCAAGTGCAATTTACTTATAGCTTATTATTTGCTCAGTACTTTCGACAGTAGTCACTAACAAAGTTCAGAGACTAATCCTGTATAACTTAATGTTTTAATAGGATATTAAGTATTTTATGATCTATTTACACAGCCAAGCAAAAGAACCCTGCCAGAAGTACTCAGTAGAGGGAAATATGTCAGTTTgtcaaaaagaagagaaacattaATTAGGTCTTTTAATGACACAAACATACCCAAGCAGTTGCTCATCATCGCGCTGGTATGCATGGCTGCTAGACAGAAGAACGATTCTGGCacatttgctgcttttcacccAAGAAAGCAGTGTTTGACAGAATGGCCTGTACTTGTTCTTTAcgcaaagacagaagaaaaaaaagtgaaaaatatattgcatccttaaaaaaagccaaaagccaGCAATACTAGGTGTTAAATATAATGTTTAGCAGTGATAATTTTTCTTCATATCCATTTAGACTTCAgcttcagatatatttttaaaaagcagaggacTGCTCTGGATGTTTAGTTAATCAAAACTACAAGTATAATGATAAAAATTATCATTAAGACCATGTTAACAACAACAGTACCATCTGTTTTGTGTGCCATTAATACCAATGGAAAAAGCTTTAGAGTAAGATGGGATGGTAGGattacacagtattttttcaCACTTTGAACTGCTAAAAACCGCAGCACAAAATTTTTTCTGGCATGGTATTCtgcttattttaaattacagccACTGTCCAGTTAATGAGTAATtctaaattcttcattttttacaCAATGAATGCAGTTTAAATGAATATAAAACACTATGAAATAAGTAAATTGGAGTGACACCAAATATTAAGCTATTGCAATAGAAGAACCCACAAAACCAataaatgtagagaaaaaaaaaaaagacaaaacccagaccattttgtattttcaagacTGTTAATAACTAAGGATGTATTTATACTAAAATCTACCAATATAGGTGGGCTGTTATggggcttggaaaaaaaaaaacaaaccccaaccctcAGTGAATGCAGAAGTCAGTTTTTGTCAGCTAAAACTGTATCAACTGCAGAAGTTGTTAtagcacaaagcagaaaaatatttctgctagGCCACTTAAAGTATCTGACAGCAGAACTATTCAAACTGAATAATGAAGTAAGAACAATCAATGAACATACCTACCTTTATAAAAGGTGATCTGATCTGCAGAACTACAAGTTTCTTTGAAGGTAACGAATACActacaagaagaaataaatcagttttgtAAGAAGAATGCAAGAAAGAGATCTGGGTTTAGAAGTATCCAGATTTATCCAATTTACAAACTTCAGGATAGTAAACCTTTCAACTATCAATTCATATGGGAAAGCGTGACACTATCCACAGCGTTAAAAATACGTAGTTTTGTGCGTTGTCTTCATTGGACTTAATTTTGCCAAATTCAAAGGattgaatgaagaaaaatatatgaagaTCTGCCTCCTGTAATGATTCAGATAATCTCTTTATGCAGCTTTGCAAAGATTGACAGATTATTCTGAGATTTCcatgttttaagaggaaaaaaaaaataatgaaatgcaatGATCAATGTAGGGAAAGAAACTAAGAATTTGAAGTGGGGACAGGGAGAAACCCCACataaggaaaaaggcaaacataggtgtgaaggaaggaagaagagagaataAATATCCTTCCACACCAGAAATTCAGCTTGCATTCCAGCAGTTTACTATAAGTATGTGCACACTGCATGTTGCTTTGGCTTAAAACCACAGAGAGTTTTGGCTGCATTGTAATATGGCTGAAATTCAACATTTCTTACTGGTTCCATATGTCAAACTTGTTATCCAAAATAACAATAGTAACAGTTTCCTCTGTGAAGCGTAAATACGTTCTTACCTGTAAGTTACTGAAGTGGTTATTACTGACCTTAGTTTAAACATTGTTCACATAAGCAAaatgtaacaacaacaaaaaaagtaaatgtgaCATTCTTGTACCGTATGCAGCTTGCAAATACATTCAGCATTCAATACCCACCTTCAGCATTTATACTCAGCTCCAttgaattttcttctgctgttgcatATGGATTATTTCCAACCATTGGCACCAGGCAATCAGTGTAAAAGTAACCAACTTTAGTCATGTCAAGCGTGGAAATCACTAGATCTATTGCCAGTTGACCAACATTTCCCACCGACACTGCTGGCTGAAGTAACAGAAGTAACTGAATTACAGTGTGTTTTATGGACAATACGAGATGCTCTTCAAATAGTGAAAGTTTAAATTACTTCAATTCTGGTCAAACATAATTTCTAAAGTAATAATCTTCTGACAAAGGTGACTACTTCTTAACAGATTACTAATACAGGCATTGGTCCCTGCCCCACAAAAACATCCTGACCATTTCTGTGAATAATCTTGTCTCACTATAAACTTAAAGGCTTGGAAACTTgtctcctccctctcttttttttggatACAGAGTAGATAAGTGTCACTCCAATGACTAATGCTGAGATTGGCAGGCCTCAAGTGACACCTAATGGTAAAGTTAATATTACATATTAAGCCTGTATATCTCAGCTTGGCTCATCTACAAGAGTAGATTGTTCTTCATCTAAGGACAAAAATGCTAAGGGTCATCTTGGATTCATTTTATAGGAATTACCACCGGTTATCACCAATCAGGTCTGATACCGGCCTAATCTGATGGCACCAAAAATCAAGAGCTTGTGTCCTTCTACAGAAACTGctacaggaagaaaacaggaaaattttcGCTTGCTTCCCTCTAATTTATAAGCGAGTCTGTGTCTACGAAttgctgctgccaccagctgcagaaagACACCGAATTTGACGCTGATGAGCTCGCGGTGAAAGAGGACGTAGCAGCACTGACAGAGCGTCATTACCAACCGGCTGGCATCCAACAGCCAACTGTTACTCCCAGACACAGAAACCAGCCGAGGTCTATTTCCTCTGGCTAGTCAGCTGATGGGGAACGACTTCCCGTGCAGCCTGCAGAGTCATCCCGGGCCGCGCAGCCCTCAGTGCAAGGTGATACGGTTACCTTTAAGTAATACACTAAAGGGACCCACTAGCTTGACAGGAGCAGAaaacggagggggggggggggtcaggagggAAACGTTGACGGAAACGGAAGAGAGCGCACCAAGCTTTGCTGGAAACGGCTCTGGGAAGGACCCCTGCAAATCCTCTTTTACTCGGCAAAACATCCGACAGATGTACTCACGGGCGCTGCAACCGCCCGCCCGGCGCCTCTCCGCCTTCCGGCGGCCGAGCACCCAGGACCGCCCCCGGCCGGAGGACAGAGAAAGACCAAAGCGCCCCggccctcctgccccacaggcGCGGGCGAGCCGGGCAGACAAGCCCGTGCCCGCGCCCCACACAGGAGAGAGAAGCCCTCCGCGCCGGGGCCCCGAGAAGCGGCCTGCCCCTCTCGCCCGCTCCGGAGTGCCCCCGTTAGGGCAGCGCCCCCTGAAGCCCACCGAGGGCGGGGGGTAAGCAGGAGCGCGACTTACCATGAGCAGAGTGAAGCCTTTAAAGTCGGAGCCGGCGGAGCCGCCACCGCCACGGTCGCAAGGAACAAACATGCCGGCCGCGAAACAACGGGCGCTGCGCCGCTCTCCtcagcggggcggcggggaacGGCCGTCAGCGCCCGCCTCGCGCCGTCGGAACGGCGGTTGGGGGCGGAGCCTCCCGCGCGGCGCGCCCCCGCTCCTCCGGCGGCGGGAAGCGTCGCGGTTCCTTCTCCTGCGCTGCCGCCATGTCGCTGCCGCCGGAGAAGGTCTCCGAGCTGAAGCAGATCATCCACCAGCAGCTGGTCAAGGTGGGGGCGTCTCCGCGGTGGAGCGACTTCTCCTGCCGGGGGAAGTcccggggaaggagggggaggctTTGCTCCTTCCCGCGTCGGCGCTGCGGACCCCCGGCCCTTGGTGACAGCAGCGCCCGCTCGCTCCGCGCCCGCTCCCTCGCCCTGCTTTGTTTTTCCCACCACAGCCGCTTCAGATGGTTTCCAGGCGCCGTTTTGCCTTACGGGCGTTTGCGCCCCCCTCTAATGGCTGCCTCGGCCCGCGGCCTTTTCCCCGCCGTCCACCGACCGCCTCCGCTTCTCGCCCTCCTCTCCTCGTTCCTGGGCTGCGGAGGGAGGCAGCCGAGGCCCGTGCCGTCCTGCCTCCTCCGTTGCTGCTCTCTCACTCGGTGACCCGTTCTGAGGAGACGGGGAGAGGACATGGCGGGCTGAGCGGCGGCGTCAGCACCCCGAGGCTGGGGCTCTCTGAGCCGGGTTCCCTGGGCTGTGCCTTGAGCTGAGGGGGAAATAGATGGGAATGCTTTAACTCGTGTATCGCCGGGTATTTCAGGTCCCAGCGGCTGCGTGGCCTTAACAGTCTTCCCGGCTGATCAACAGCTTTACACATCCACGCAGTTTCACAGCTGAGGGGAAGGACAGAAATTCTGACTTCCCTTTGCGCGTAGGGGAAGCTTGCAATGGAGATTTACTACTTCCGTGACTTACCTACAAGTATATAAAGGTGtacttttccccttaaaaaataAGAAACTATTATCGTAAGTTTGAATTTTGAGGGCGACAATAAATTAAAACAGTGAGCGTTTTATAACTGATGGATTTGCAGACCTTTTTGTAAGGAGGGAGGTTCAAAGCAGGGGATGCTGCcaaaagcagtgaaaatgctCATGTTTGGTATGcttgtgttttttttaactggtaGAGCTGCTTTGGTGAGATAGTGACTCATTTGATTCGTTCTGAAAGGATTAATATTTTGGTGTAGTTATTTCTGTGTTCCTAGGAGAATACCTTTAGTCTTATAGAGTGACTGTTTAGTCATAGCTGCTACAATATAAAGAGCTTGTATTTGTAGCATATAATGAATTTTCTTTCAGATGGATGTCCACGGCAGGATAAGAGAAGTTCTTGCTGAGACTATACGTGAAGAGTTAGCACCTGAGCATCAGCAGTTATCCACAGAAGATCTGATAAAAGCCTTAAGACAACGAGGAATCATTGATGATGTTATGAAGGAACTTAAATTTGTAACTGTAAGTAGCTTCTGAAgagtgaaaatgtttttgcttgtTCCTCTTACTGACTTGGTGTTTTGACAAAGCAAAACCTCGTTACTTCCAAAGGTTTGTGATGGCTTTACTGATTTGTGACATATTAGGAGCAGAACAGCTTAATGCATATGCTAAAATTGGTTTAATGATAATACTGCATTGAAAGTATTTGTTCAGTTTCGTAACATCTCAAGTACTAGGCGGGAGCATACCCAAGGAATGGCATTCAGTTGAAATAGAGGATTCTTTAATTTTTAGAAGAGTGCGGTAAGAGCACTGTTGCATCCCTTGGTGCCTTAAAAAGTCTTAATTGTAATTCCAGGATGTGAATGAAAAGGAGAGGACTTCAGCTCCAAAACCATCAACACATTTTGTTGCCAGAGAACCACCAGTTTTGAAAAGAAGTATgttgcttgtttattttaatatttggatCATAGTTTTGAGAGAAATTTGAAGTCTATGATTTTTGAACTCTGAATGAGTaatccagtatgaactggcataaAGGTGGATGTTTTTCCTGCTTGTCTACAGGAAGTAAATTCATGTAAGCAGCAGAAATTAGTGTCGCATAAAatgtgacttcttaaaaaaaattcatttattttacattaagaTAACttccatacattttaaaatcactcTCCTAAGCATTTGTttcaaaaaagtttctttttttctagtctcCTGTTAGTTAACTGATATTTAACATGCTTCCTAAGATCTGTTCGTAGtctcttcatttttattgctaCGCTTTACAGCTAACATTGACCCAACACGGAGGTATCTTTACCTTCAGGTTTTGGGTGGAAAAGCTTTTCTGGAGCATCTTCAGGAACCGGAGCCTCTGCCTGGCCAAATCTGTTCTACCTTCACTCTGTGTTTACATTTTCGAAATCAGCGCTTCCGTTCTAAACCTGTACCCTGTGCCTGCGAGCCAGATTTTCATGATGGTTTTTTACTTGAAGTACACAAGGGTAGCCTAGGTAAGGAACATTGTGGGTTTAAAGCTGAtgctattgggtttttttctgacttcagagTTGTTGCGAAGTATGTTTGATATTATTTAGTGgctttccttcctattttttatCATGTTTTCCTAAGGAAACTGATTGCTGTATTAAGTTACGCCACTTGTAGATCTTTCTCTACTCTGGCCTCTTTTCCTTCTATTCCactctaaaataatttttgaagttgACCAACTTTAACCATAATTGACAGTGAGATGATAGTCTCAGAGATGGTAAGAGATACTAAGGTGGCTGTGGTTTTCATGAACTTTGTGCTGACAGGTGAATAAGGGAAATGTAAATTTGTCATCATATGGAAGGAAAAACTTCAGTGTAATTTCAGTTTGCCTACCAGAAGAGTCAGTTATCCATAACCTGTATTACCATTCTTCTGTTGGTAGCCAGGGAACATGGTAAGAGCTAAGTATGTTATGAAAAGGCTTCTGGATATTGTCTGAATCCTGTAGAAATCCAGGGTGGCTTGTGGAATatcagggaacagagagaaagcCAGAGCTATTGTAGTTGGACTTGGGGAAGGGAGTGAATATACcacaaattcaaagaaaaacagaatttgttaATTCTGCTTAGGCTCATGGAGCAGACCCGATATCATAGGGTCAAGCTTAACTACAGAGAAAGTTGTTTCCTAAATACTGATGTATAGTAAGTTGACCTGACGCATTCCAActtaataaaatagtatttttcaatttcttttactTAATGGTGCtttaatattctttattttcctaaatgctagttccattttaatttttgtgcAGTGAACCAGTTACATTGGAGTACTCAACTATAGGAATCTTTTTATTTCCACTGTAAATCAACTGTAATCTTTCTGTAGCTCTGTCCTGGACTGAGTTTGATTTTAAGATGGGATCATTGCTTACACTTCTGTACATGAGATGTTTCTTAAAATGCTATGCATGCAATTAATGTAAATgcatactttttttaattttgaggagGACTTGGGATGGtaatatttttttgctgtcttatCTTGGTTGAATAATGGCAGGTGATGGAAGTAAAATGGTGGATGCAACCACTATGTTATCTATATGTGATCCAGTGCATATGGTTCTGATCAAAACAGACACATTTGGTGAGACAACGCTAGTAGCATCCTATTTCTTGGAGTGGCGATCTGTCTTGGCTGCAGAGAATGGCATAACAAACGTTGCTGTTGAACTCCTGGGTGTGGGTAAGGATAAATAATAAGGCTGTAATGATGACTTGAAATATTGAGTACTGAGCTTGCTTATAAGCTTAAAGCAGTATTTATGGTGTAGTTTAATTTTAGTTCGACGCACAAATTACTATAAGGTATCATTAGAAAATGTGTAGGAGACTAATGGTCAGATTTTTCTGTTACCAAAGTACTAAAAATGTGTATTCCAGATCCTGTGTAGTAATGGCCCCCATGTCTGGGAACTCCCACTTCCCAGATCAACTCCCACTTGATTTTCTGCAAAATCTGGCTAAGTTgtcaaaaacaaaccaaccaaccaaaaatctACTAATTCATGGTTgtgacatggatttgatggatggaccactcggtggataaggaattggctggatggttgcgctcaaagagttgcggtcaacggctcaatgtccgagtggagaccagcaatgagtggtgttcctcaggggtcagtattgggaccagtgctgtttaacatctttgttggcgacacgGACAgcaggattgagtgcaccctcagcaagtttgctgacaatgccaagctgtgtggtgcggtcgacacgccggagggaagggatgccatccagagggactttgacagacttgaggtgggcctgtgcaaacctcatgaagttcaacaaggccgagtgcaaggtcctgcacctgggtagggcaatcccaagcacagatacaggctgggtgatgagtgggttgagagcagctctgtggagaaggacttgggggtattagtggatgaaaaactgaatatgagccagcaatgtgtgctcacagcccagaaagccaactgtatcctgggccacatcaaaagaagcgtggccagcaggatgagggaggtgattttgcccctctgctctgctctggtgagaccccacctgcagtactgtgttcagctctgggtcccccaacataagaaggacatggatctGCTCAagggagtccagaggagggccacagaaatgatcagggggctggaacacctcctgtgaggacaggctgagagagttggggttgttgagcctggagaagagaaggccctggggagaccttgtcgcagccttccagtacctaaagggggcctacaggaaagccggagagggactttttacaagggcgtgtagtgataggacgatgGGTAATGGCTTTAacctgaaagagagtagatttagattagatgtaaggaagaagttcttcactgtgagggtggtgaggtgctgggacaggttgcccagagaggctgtggatgccccatccctggtctagtggaaggtgtccctg is drawn from Harpia harpyja isolate bHarHar1 chromosome 5, bHarHar1 primary haplotype, whole genome shotgun sequence and contains these coding sequences:
- the PSMG2 gene encoding proteasome assembly chaperone 2, producing MFVPCDRGGGGSAGSDFKGFTLLMPAVSVGNVGQLAIDLVISTLDMTKVGYFYTDCLVPMVGNNPYATAEENSMELSINAEVYSLPSKKLVVLQIRSPFIKNKYRPFCQTLLSWVKSSKCARIVLLSSSHAYQRDDEQLLGTPLRYLLTPDLEKALGGLMQELSWKEMEKVAAYPGINDTEKVLHIPGGGITKLLFTESCSKGIQMAVLLKFCSEGDNIPDAFALVNYLNEWLQLIKSESNNSTDTSSQWKIPSSWRLLFGNGLPPALF